One window of the Asticcacaulis sp. SL142 genome contains the following:
- the murG gene encoding undecaprenyldiphospho-muramoylpentapeptide beta-N-acetylglucosaminyltransferase, translating to MADQKQKDSKLAVVAAGGTGGHMFPAEALARELIDRGWRIVLASDTRGAAYAEHFPAVERLSLEASTFKRGDIIGMIRAGIKIATGVLQACKAFGRLKPDAVIGFGGYPSYPALIAAITRSDTTIIHEQNSVLGRSNRELVTRVDAVACAFPTLKMAPEALTGKVEVVGNPVRPDIRALFDKPYPDSFKPIRILVTGGSQGAKILSETVPQALALLPASLRILLSVEQQTRAEQVDQAKAIYAEAGIEADIAPFFTNMAQRLERAHLVIGRAGASTCCELAVAGKPSVLIPLKIAADNHQFFNAEVLKEAGGAIVINEDDADAETLAEAIKTLIDQPVRLKGMAVCARSVARADAAKRLADLVERTVTKKA from the coding sequence GTGGCCGATCAAAAACAAAAAGATTCCAAGCTCGCCGTCGTGGCAGCGGGCGGCACCGGCGGCCATATGTTTCCGGCCGAGGCCTTGGCGCGCGAATTGATTGATCGCGGCTGGCGGATTGTTTTGGCGTCCGATACGCGCGGGGCGGCCTATGCCGAGCATTTTCCGGCTGTTGAGCGTCTCTCGCTGGAGGCTTCGACCTTTAAACGCGGCGATATCATCGGCATGATCCGCGCAGGGATCAAGATCGCCACCGGCGTGCTTCAGGCCTGCAAAGCCTTTGGGCGGCTAAAACCTGATGCCGTTATTGGCTTTGGCGGCTATCCGTCCTATCCGGCGCTGATCGCCGCTATTACTCGCTCGGATACGACGATTATTCATGAGCAAAATTCGGTACTGGGACGCTCAAACCGTGAACTGGTGACCCGCGTCGATGCGGTCGCCTGCGCTTTTCCGACCTTGAAGATGGCCCCTGAGGCCCTGACGGGTAAGGTTGAGGTGGTCGGCAATCCGGTACGGCCTGACATTCGCGCCCTTTTTGACAAACCCTATCCGGACAGTTTCAAGCCAATCCGCATTCTGGTCACCGGTGGCTCGCAAGGCGCGAAAATACTGTCCGAAACCGTGCCGCAGGCGTTAGCCCTGCTGCCGGCATCTTTACGCATTCTCTTGAGTGTCGAGCAGCAAACCCGCGCCGAACAGGTCGATCAGGCCAAGGCCATCTATGCCGAAGCGGGTATCGAAGCCGACATCGCGCCGTTTTTCACCAACATGGCGCAGCGGCTGGAGCGCGCCCATCTGGTCATCGGACGCGCCGGAGCCTCGACCTGCTGTGAGTTGGCTGTGGCCGGAAAACCGTCCGTACTGATCCCGCTCAAGATCGCGGCTGATAATCATCAGTTTTTCAATGCCGAAGTGCTGAAAGAGGCGGGAGGGGCGATTGTCATCAATGAAGACGACGCCGATGCCGAAACCCTGGCTGAGGCGATCAAGACCCTGATTGACCAGCCGGTGCGCCTCAAAGGCATGGCGGTGTGCGCACGATCCGTCGCGCGCGCCGACGCTGCCAAGCGGTTAGCCGATTTGGTCGAACGCACCGTGACGAAAAAGGCCTGA
- a CDS encoding type II toxin-antitoxin system ParD family antitoxin — translation MAKISISMTDGMNDYVQARVKAGEYNNTSEYFRDLVRRDQDRRDAHEKLREMLDHAEASGISPRTPQQIMADVKEKLRADGRI, via the coding sequence ATGGCCAAGATTTCAATTTCCATGACCGACGGCATGAACGACTATGTTCAGGCGCGCGTCAAGGCCGGTGAATATAACAACACGTCCGAATATTTCCGTGATCTGGTCCGGCGGGATCAGGATCGCCGGGACGCTCATGAAAAATTACGTGAGATGCTCGATCATGCCGAAGCCAGCGGTATAAGCCCGCGCACCCCGCAACAAATTATGGCTGATGTCAAAGAAAAGCTCAGAGCCGATGGCCGCATATAA
- the murC gene encoding UDP-N-acetylmuramate--L-alanine ligase has product MTASKLRPTPFDLGPVHFVGIGGIGMSGIAEIMLKIGYAVQGSDAKASANTERLEKLGAKIFIGHAPEHVTDGVCALVYSTAVKADNPEMVEARKRRIPQVRRAEMLAELMRLQFSIAVGGTHGKTTTTSMVATLLDAGGLDPTVVNGGIINAYGTNAKVGDGDWIVVEADESDGSFLRLKSTLAIVTNIDAEHLDHWGDFEAVKKGFVDFVENIPFYGFAAVCIDHPEVQALAAKVDNRRLIPYGESPQAEVRCANIEFSADGACFDVVFTPREAEPFTWEKLKLPMTGNHNVSNATAAIAVARELGVSEADVRKGLSGFGGVKRRFTTTGVTKDGIRVIDDYGHHPVEVAAVLKAARQVTTNRVIAVVQPHRYTRLRDLMAEFSSCFHDADTVIVADVYSAGEAPIEGVSKDALVDGLHRFGHRNAIALESPAALPDLIRAEAKPGDLVVLLGAGDITQWAYALPGQLDALK; this is encoded by the coding sequence ATGACCGCTTCAAAGCTCCGCCCGACCCCGTTTGACCTTGGCCCCGTCCACTTCGTCGGCATCGGCGGCATCGGCATGAGCGGCATCGCTGAGATCATGCTGAAAATCGGCTACGCCGTGCAGGGCTCGGACGCCAAGGCCTCTGCCAATACCGAGCGCCTCGAAAAGCTGGGCGCGAAAATCTTCATCGGCCACGCGCCGGAGCATGTCACGGACGGTGTCTGCGCGCTGGTCTATTCAACCGCCGTTAAGGCCGATAACCCTGAGATGGTGGAAGCCCGCAAACGCCGTATCCCGCAGGTGCGCCGCGCCGAAATGCTGGCTGAATTGATGCGCTTGCAGTTCTCGATCGCGGTCGGCGGCACCCACGGCAAGACCACCACAACGTCAATGGTCGCCACGCTTCTGGATGCCGGCGGGCTTGATCCCACGGTCGTCAATGGCGGCATCATCAACGCCTATGGCACCAATGCCAAGGTCGGGGACGGCGACTGGATCGTGGTCGAAGCCGATGAATCGGACGGCTCCTTCCTGCGCCTGAAATCGACCCTGGCCATCGTCACCAATATCGACGCCGAACACCTCGACCACTGGGGCGATTTCGAAGCGGTCAAAAAAGGCTTTGTCGATTTCGTGGAGAACATCCCGTTCTATGGCTTTGCGGCCGTGTGCATCGACCATCCCGAAGTGCAGGCCCTGGCGGCCAAGGTTGATAACCGCCGCCTGATCCCTTACGGCGAAAGCCCGCAGGCCGAAGTGCGCTGCGCCAATATTGAATTCAGCGCTGACGGGGCGTGCTTTGATGTGGTGTTCACCCCGCGCGAGGCTGAGCCCTTCACTTGGGAAAAGCTGAAACTGCCGATGACCGGCAACCACAATGTCTCCAACGCCACGGCGGCCATCGCTGTGGCTCGTGAGTTGGGCGTGAGTGAGGCCGATGTGCGTAAGGGCCTGAGTGGGTTCGGCGGGGTCAAGCGCCGCTTTACAACGACCGGCGTGACCAAAGACGGCATCCGCGTCATTGATGACTACGGCCACCATCCGGTCGAGGTCGCCGCCGTGCTCAAAGCCGCCCGTCAGGTGACCACAAATCGCGTTATCGCCGTCGTGCAGCCCCACCGCTATACCCGCCTGCGCGACCTGATGGCCGAGTTTTCAAGCTGCTTCCATGATGCCGATACGGTGATTGTGGCTGATGTCTATAGCGCCGGTGAAGCGCCGATTGAGGGCGTGTCCAAGGACGCGCTGGTCGATGGACTGCACCGCTTTGGTCACCGTAATGCTATTGCGCTGGAAAGCCCTGCCGCCTTGCCCGACCTGATCCGGGCGGAAGCTAAACCGGGCGATCTGGTCGTACTGCTGGGCGCCGGTGATATCACGCAATGGGCCTATGCCCTGCCGGGGCAACTGGATGCGCTAAAGTGA
- a CDS encoding AI-2E family transporter: MFKHDSDGVTAGFIQRVLFILLIVALSALALKLVSIWLLIFGAIIVAVILRAVSEPLIRYLKVPEPVSILLALVILIAGLTGAFYFFGWQISRQIEDLWQQMPAAWDRLEVQINGTPTGTFVHEQIDSLGQKAGQLISMAPKIAGEVFATLANLVVAIVGGIFLAMRPGSYRDGIVLLFPKSQRALTKECLNDSGKSLQMWLLAQAFSMVLVGSLTAIGLSIVGVESALALGLISGLAQFVPIVGPIVSAGPGLLLAGSEGLPTFLWALLIYVGVSQLESNVITPMVQKHVASIPTVVTLFAVIAFGTLLGPMGILFATPLTVVIYTLVLKLYVGKVLDDPLSASRADPDIKDGKMPGIFGFLKGLRK, from the coding sequence ATGTTCAAACATGACAGCGACGGCGTGACCGCCGGTTTCATTCAGCGCGTGCTGTTCATTTTGTTGATCGTGGCCTTAAGCGCATTGGCGCTCAAGCTGGTCAGCATCTGGCTACTGATTTTTGGCGCTATCATCGTCGCGGTCATTTTGCGGGCGGTATCCGAGCCGCTCATCCGTTATCTTAAGGTGCCGGAACCTGTATCCATTTTGCTGGCGCTGGTGATTTTGATCGCGGGGCTGACAGGGGCCTTTTATTTCTTTGGCTGGCAGATATCGCGCCAGATCGAGGATCTGTGGCAGCAGATGCCGGCGGCCTGGGACCGACTTGAGGTTCAGATTAATGGCACGCCGACGGGCACCTTTGTCCATGAACAGATCGATAGTCTGGGGCAAAAAGCTGGTCAGTTGATCTCTATGGCACCGAAAATTGCGGGTGAGGTGTTCGCAACCTTGGCCAATCTGGTGGTGGCGATCGTCGGCGGTATATTTCTGGCCATGCGGCCCGGCAGTTACCGTGATGGCATAGTGCTGCTGTTTCCGAAATCGCAACGCGCCCTGACCAAGGAATGCCTGAACGACAGCGGTAAATCCCTTCAGATGTGGTTGCTGGCTCAGGCGTTTTCGATGGTGCTGGTGGGGTCGCTGACCGCCATTGGTTTGTCGATTGTCGGCGTTGAGTCGGCGCTGGCGCTGGGGCTTATTTCTGGCCTTGCGCAGTTCGTGCCGATTGTAGGGCCTATCGTCTCCGCCGGACCGGGGCTGTTGCTGGCGGGGTCTGAGGGGCTGCCGACGTTTCTGTGGGCGCTGCTGATCTATGTCGGGGTGTCGCAATTGGAAAGCAATGTGATTACGCCCATGGTGCAAAAACATGTGGCTTCGATTCCGACCGTTGTGACCCTGTTTGCGGTCATTGCGTTTGGCACGCTGCTGGGGCCAATGGGTATATTGTTTGCCACGCCGCTGACGGTGGTGATCTATACGCTAGTGCTTAAGCTCTATGTGGGGAAGGTGCTGGATGATCCGCTGAGCGCCTCCCGCGCGGATCCGGACATCAAAGACGGTAAAATGCCGGGGATTTTCGGGTTTTTAAAGGGCCTGAGAAAGTAG
- the murB gene encoding UDP-N-acetylmuramate dehydrogenase — MTIKIDLPAVRGRIMTHADMAPFTWFRVGGPADVIFLPADEADLEAFLKALDPAVPVMTVGVGSNLLVRDGGVDGVVIRLGKGFADIRPMDHNRIYAGAAALDKQVAKVAAQNGIGDLEFYTGVPGTIGGAIVMNAGCYGSETKDVLVEAYGLTRAGERVILSNTDMGYTYRHSIPENLIYTGALYQGTPDDPVAVMDRMDEITARRETTQPIREKTGGSTFKNPEGHSAWKLVDEAGWRGKLFGGAKFSELHSNFLINTGEATAADLEGLGDTVRAEVKDKFGVDLNWEIKRVGRK, encoded by the coding sequence ATGACTATTAAAATTGACCTCCCCGCCGTTCGCGGACGGATCATGACCCATGCCGACATGGCGCCATTCACTTGGTTTCGGGTTGGCGGGCCCGCGGATGTGATTTTTCTGCCGGCCGACGAAGCTGATCTGGAAGCCTTCCTTAAGGCGCTTGATCCCGCTGTGCCGGTCATGACGGTCGGAGTTGGTTCCAACCTTTTGGTGCGTGACGGCGGGGTGGACGGCGTGGTCATTCGGTTGGGTAAGGGCTTTGCCGACATCCGTCCGATGGACCATAACCGCATCTATGCCGGAGCGGCAGCACTCGATAAACAGGTCGCCAAGGTGGCCGCCCAAAACGGCATCGGTGATCTGGAATTCTACACCGGTGTGCCGGGGACGATCGGCGGGGCGATTGTTATGAATGCGGGCTGTTATGGCTCGGAAACCAAGGACGTGCTGGTCGAAGCTTACGGCCTAACGCGGGCCGGTGAGCGGGTGATCTTGTCGAACACAGACATGGGCTATACTTACCGGCATTCCATACCGGAAAACCTGATCTATACGGGTGCGCTTTATCAGGGTACGCCCGATGATCCGGTGGCGGTCATGGATCGCATGGACGAAATCACCGCCCGGCGCGAAACGACCCAGCCCATCCGCGAAAAGACCGGAGGGTCTACGTTTAAAAACCCGGAAGGCCATTCGGCGTGGAAGCTGGTCGATGAGGCGGGCTGGCGCGGGAAGCTGTTCGGCGGTGCCAAGTTCTCAGAACTGCATTCCAACTTTTTGATCAATACGGGTGAAGCCACCGCCGCTGACCTCGAAGGTCTGGGCGACACTGTCCGCGCCGAGGTCAAAGACAAGTTCGGTGTTGATCTTAACTGGGAAATCAAGCGGGTCGGCAGAAAGTGA